From one Stieleria sp. JC731 genomic stretch:
- a CDS encoding DUF2726 domain-containing protein, translated as MAESQRSGCLGFLLKFLGIGTGNRAEGLRKKLPYRLRDNFLSPAELAFYRVLVQAVGQRYSINIKVRLWDVLYVPRQEGSRSYENKISSKHIDFLLCDPTTMQPLLAVELDDASHNRKDRQERDVFVDDAFAAAGLPILHVPAARTYSIAGVRNEIGTLIPMPAEGTGQVSPSVTPSPDNSSAPTCPKCEAAMVKRKAAKGKHAGKRFWACSNYPGCREIIAID; from the coding sequence ATGGCGGAATCGCAGAGAAGCGGATGTTTAGGGTTCCTTTTGAAGTTCCTTGGCATCGGCACGGGCAATCGAGCGGAGGGTTTACGAAAGAAACTCCCTTATCGTCTACGAGACAACTTTCTTTCGCCCGCGGAATTGGCTTTCTATCGCGTTCTTGTGCAGGCGGTCGGACAGAGGTACTCAATCAATATCAAGGTCCGCCTTTGGGATGTCCTGTACGTCCCGCGACAAGAAGGCAGTCGAAGCTACGAAAACAAAATCAGCAGCAAGCACATCGACTTCCTGCTCTGCGATCCGACCACGATGCAACCGTTGCTTGCCGTCGAGCTCGACGACGCCAGCCACAATCGCAAAGACCGACAAGAACGTGACGTATTCGTCGACGACGCCTTCGCCGCAGCTGGCCTTCCCATCCTGCACGTGCCAGCCGCTCGCACGTATTCTATTGCCGGAGTCCGAAACGAAATCGGTACACTGATTCCAATGCCTGCTGAAGGAACAGGGCAAGTGAGTCCCTCGGTTACGCCGTCGCCAGACAATTCTTCCGCTCCGACATGCCCAAAATGCGAAGCCGCAATGGTGAAGCGCAAGGCTGCCAAAGGGAAGCATGCCGGAAAGCGATTCTGGGCTTGCTCCAATTATCCCGGATGTCGTGAGATCATCGCGATTGACTAA
- a CDS encoding helix-turn-helix domain-containing protein encodes MQDQATDDCVLTIEELAAYLKVSKSTLYKLVQEGSVPGQKVGRHWRFRRETIDRWLDSNDGGSTKPR; translated from the coding sequence ATGCAAGACCAGGCAACCGACGACTGCGTGCTGACTATTGAAGAGCTTGCGGCCTACCTAAAGGTATCGAAGTCGACACTCTACAAATTGGTCCAGGAAGGCAGTGTTCCTGGCCAAAAGGTTGGACGTCATTGGCGTTTTCGCCGCGAGACGATTGATCGTTGGTTGGACAGTAACGACGGCGGTTCAACAAAACCTCGCTAG
- a CDS encoding helicase-related protein: MKIQDIQPGQTLEGLEPSCLATVAAVAAIGDGAVQVFYRTSDGGVKERLLSAADEPNISIATAETPWSFDGNGEAFKLAVEAKRIDLAFLFDPMMAVHTSNVEPLPHQITAVYESMLPRQPLRFVLADDPGAGKTIMAGLYIRELVMRADAQRIVIVSPGSLVEQWRDELWEKFGLEFKVFSKDLELASPSGNPFDDNDRLIIRLDQVSRNEELRDQLCAVPWDLAIFDEAHKCAAHYFGNKLNKTKRFVLAEKLGAASRHLLLMTATPHNGKEEDYQLFLSLLDSDRFYGKFRDGVHKVDASDVMRRMVKEELLRFDGTPLFPERKAYTVNYTLSDMEAALYEAVTQYVKTEMGKAEALGGQRKGSVGFALTALQRRLASSPEAIFQSLKRRRERLEKRLREEKISQRGRQLLAETMDDVPEDDDDLTAEEQERLEEELVDRATASQTPEELQAEILILEGLEASAKAVVASGLDRKWDELSKILQRSPELKDATGRLRKLIIFTEHKDTLNYLYEKIAGVLGSYDAIVTIHGSVKRDDRRKNQALFRSDPDVRVLIATDAAGEGVNLQNAHLMVNYDLPWNPNRMEQRFGRIHRIGQTEVCHLWNLVAKETREGEVYHRLLTKLEVEAVALKGRVFDILGELFEDVSLKSLLMDAITYSDLPETRARLSKVIDDTLDHTHIKQVLDRNALSQETLGPERLFAVKSEMEKAEARRLQPYFVRSFFTKAFEQIGGSMHPREAGRFEVTHVPGSLRERDRRITGRNRRDQSPVLRRYERVCFTKEAVQPLDKPGITPAVMLHPGHPLMLAVSDLILEQNANLLRQGAVLVDPTDEGSDPWLLFMLTHEVKSGDGTVISKRLQFVRVTRNGEATFAGWAPHLDLEPIAPEQQTIVDSILNADWLKANLDQQALTLAATTLVPEHFAEVADRRIAHVDKTLGAVHERLTKEIDFWTDRWMKLKEDAEAGKDVRLNLDNAKRTITEMTSRLESRKKDLQSMRHVTSGTPVVVSGALVLPIGLIHAEQDQAPTPGNTSADPLARARSEKIAMDAVIEIEEAMGCRVEDVAAAKCGWDITSYPPNGNGVQSDARHIEVKGRAKGADTVTITRNEMLYALNQSEKFILAIVQINEDDSVESVHYLTNPFDSEPPWGTSSINFKLSHLLERAERLR; this comes from the coding sequence ATGAAAATTCAGGACATTCAACCAGGACAAACACTCGAGGGGCTTGAGCCATCCTGCCTAGCGACGGTCGCTGCTGTCGCGGCCATTGGTGACGGTGCGGTCCAGGTTTTCTATCGAACGTCCGATGGTGGCGTTAAAGAACGCCTCCTTAGCGCCGCGGATGAGCCGAACATTTCCATTGCGACTGCGGAAACGCCGTGGTCTTTCGACGGCAATGGAGAAGCATTCAAGCTAGCCGTTGAAGCCAAACGGATCGATTTAGCGTTTTTGTTCGATCCTATGATGGCCGTTCACACGTCCAACGTCGAGCCGCTGCCCCACCAGATCACGGCGGTCTACGAATCCATGCTGCCGCGTCAGCCGTTACGGTTTGTACTGGCTGACGACCCAGGAGCGGGCAAGACCATCATGGCTGGGCTCTATATCCGCGAACTCGTCATGCGAGCCGATGCACAGCGGATCGTCATCGTTTCACCGGGAAGCCTCGTCGAACAATGGCGTGACGAGTTGTGGGAAAAATTCGGTCTGGAATTTAAGGTCTTCTCGAAAGACCTCGAATTAGCTTCACCCAGCGGAAACCCGTTTGACGACAACGATCGTCTGATTATCCGCCTCGACCAAGTATCTCGAAATGAGGAGTTGCGTGATCAACTCTGCGCCGTCCCATGGGATTTAGCGATCTTCGACGAAGCACATAAGTGCGCAGCCCACTACTTCGGCAACAAGCTCAACAAGACGAAGCGATTTGTACTGGCTGAAAAGTTAGGTGCGGCATCACGGCACTTGCTTTTGATGACCGCCACTCCTCATAACGGCAAGGAAGAAGACTACCAGCTTTTTCTCTCGCTTCTCGATTCTGACCGATTCTATGGCAAGTTTCGCGATGGAGTTCACAAGGTCGACGCCAGTGACGTGATGCGGCGAATGGTCAAGGAAGAACTATTGCGTTTCGATGGAACGCCGCTTTTTCCGGAACGAAAGGCCTATACCGTCAACTACACACTGTCGGATATGGAAGCCGCGCTTTATGAAGCGGTTACACAGTATGTCAAAACGGAAATGGGTAAGGCCGAGGCGTTGGGTGGCCAGCGAAAGGGATCAGTTGGGTTCGCCCTTACAGCTTTGCAGCGACGATTGGCTTCCAGCCCCGAAGCCATCTTTCAATCGCTCAAACGCCGACGAGAGCGATTAGAGAAGCGTCTGCGTGAGGAAAAGATCAGCCAACGCGGGCGACAGCTTCTAGCCGAAACAATGGACGACGTTCCAGAAGACGATGATGACCTCACGGCGGAAGAACAGGAGCGGCTAGAAGAAGAACTGGTCGATCGTGCGACAGCTTCGCAAACTCCTGAGGAATTGCAGGCAGAAATCTTGATCCTCGAAGGACTCGAAGCCAGTGCTAAGGCGGTTGTGGCATCTGGACTCGATCGTAAGTGGGATGAGCTTTCGAAGATACTGCAGAGATCGCCGGAGTTGAAAGACGCTACCGGTCGTTTGCGAAAGCTCATTATCTTCACCGAGCACAAAGACACCCTGAATTATCTCTACGAAAAAATTGCGGGCGTCCTTGGAAGCTACGATGCGATTGTCACTATTCATGGCAGCGTCAAACGAGATGATCGGCGAAAGAACCAAGCATTGTTCCGAAGTGATCCCGACGTTCGCGTCTTGATCGCTACCGACGCTGCTGGAGAAGGTGTTAATCTTCAGAACGCTCACTTGATGGTCAACTACGACCTGCCGTGGAATCCCAACCGCATGGAGCAGCGGTTCGGTCGTATACACCGCATTGGGCAGACTGAAGTGTGTCACCTTTGGAATCTCGTAGCCAAAGAAACCCGAGAGGGCGAGGTTTATCACCGCCTGCTTACCAAGTTAGAAGTTGAAGCTGTAGCATTGAAAGGACGCGTCTTCGATATCCTTGGTGAACTATTTGAGGACGTGAGCCTGAAATCGCTATTGATGGACGCGATTACTTATTCCGATCTCCCTGAAACACGTGCTCGACTGTCGAAAGTTATCGACGACACACTCGATCATACCCACATCAAACAAGTTCTCGATCGAAACGCTTTGTCGCAAGAAACGCTTGGTCCTGAGCGGCTGTTCGCTGTCAAATCAGAAATGGAAAAGGCTGAAGCAAGGCGGCTACAGCCGTACTTCGTTCGATCTTTCTTTACTAAGGCATTCGAGCAAATCGGCGGCAGCATGCACCCTCGTGAAGCTGGCCGTTTTGAGGTCACTCATGTACCCGGATCACTTCGTGAACGCGACCGACGTATCACCGGCCGCAATCGCCGCGACCAATCTCCCGTTCTGCGCCGTTATGAAAGGGTGTGCTTTACCAAGGAAGCCGTGCAACCGCTTGACAAACCCGGCATTACGCCCGCTGTCATGCTGCATCCCGGTCATCCATTGATGCTAGCCGTTAGCGATTTGATTTTGGAACAGAATGCCAATCTGCTCCGTCAAGGAGCAGTTCTCGTCGATCCCACTGACGAAGGATCCGATCCATGGCTTCTCTTCATGTTGACACACGAAGTCAAGTCGGGCGACGGCACCGTCATCTCTAAACGGTTGCAGTTTGTTAGGGTCACCCGAAATGGCGAAGCCACTTTTGCCGGCTGGGCGCCGCACCTGGATCTGGAGCCTATTGCCCCAGAACAACAGACTATTGTTGATTCTATTTTGAATGCTGATTGGCTCAAAGCCAATCTCGACCAACAAGCCCTCACGCTCGCTGCCACAACGTTGGTCCCTGAGCACTTCGCCGAAGTCGCGGATCGGCGAATCGCTCACGTCGATAAAACTCTTGGCGCTGTCCACGAACGACTGACTAAAGAGATTGACTTTTGGACAGATCGCTGGATGAAGCTTAAAGAAGATGCAGAAGCAGGCAAAGATGTACGGCTCAATTTGGACAACGCCAAGAGAACGATCACCGAGATGACATCGCGGTTAGAAAGCCGCAAGAAGGATTTGCAGTCGATGCGACACGTGACTTCGGGCACCCCCGTTGTGGTCAGTGGTGCATTAGTGCTCCCGATCGGCCTTATACACGCGGAGCAAGATCAAGCACCAACGCCCGGCAATACGTCTGCTGACCCGCTAGCCCGAGCGCGTTCCGAGAAGATCGCCATGGATGCGGTCATCGAGATCGAAGAAGCAATGGGATGCCGTGTCGAAGATGTGGCTGCTGCCAAATGTGGTTGGGACATCACATCCTACCCACCCAATGGGAACGGCGTCCAATCTGATGCGAGGCACATCGAAGTCAAGGGCCGAGCAAAGGGGGCCGATACGGTCACAATTACGCGCAATGAGATGTTATATGCATTGAACCAATCCGAAAAGTTTATTCTCGCCATTGTGCAGATCAACGAGGACGATTCCGTCGAAAGCGTCCATTACCTAACCAATCCGTTCGACTCCGAGCCGCCTTGGGGAACATCGTCGATTAACTTCAAGTTAAGTCATCTACTCGAACGGGCCGAGCGACTCCGCTAG